A DNA window from Hordeum vulgare subsp. vulgare chromosome 1H, MorexV3_pseudomolecules_assembly, whole genome shotgun sequence contains the following coding sequences:
- the LOC123414036 gene encoding transcription repressor OFP1-like — MLLARVDCPFGQKCGRFWGCVGVGLRLPLFNLVRSLGPSPWSCSYFLFPRWSPAPPLHLVLSYRANRARTGGRRGRMVRRKFRLSDMIPNAWFYKLRDMRPRGGGGVGVHHRSSSARSYQPPSWNRESSARWSVEAAPQPPSSRWNRAADNDVKQPEADVEPPVTPTKGSPRAPLPRRASYYYSTRDREVPAPPAPKPPRAKDAPSPARSSRRRHRVGHATGERAPASASVPAQGKEPVVDAAGRSCRRRDLCIKSDGGEPRRPRATGPPDDGLNVKVIASHNEIIIDLQEKDTPERRLRPIVTRPARRQPKPNEQDGNNVDLADVTARASCASEESSISKPRLSSASLSGRRRLKTLAKSPRLTATGKKVKPPARNWTASPPLLPAPVIVSSYPVVKMSEDPGQDFRESMEDMISAKGIHEAEDLEDLLACYLSLNDAEHHDLIIEVFEQIWVSLASAKP, encoded by the coding sequence ATGCTTTTAGCCCGTGTGGATTGTCCGTTTGGACAAAAATGCGGACGATTTTGGGGCTGCGTTGGAGTTGGCCTCAGGCTGCCGCTATTTAACCTTGTCCGGTCCCTCGGCCCCTCACCGTGGTCGTGCTCGTATTTTCTTTTTCCTCGCTGGTCCCCTGCTCCACCTCTCCACCTCGTACTGTCGTACAGAGCGAACAGAGCGCGCACCGGCGGCCGGCGAGGGCGCATGGTTCGCCGCAAGTTCCGGCTGTCCGACATGATACCCAACGCATGGTTCTACAAGCTCCGCGACATGCGCCCCCGCGGAGGCGGCGGCGTTGGGGTGCATCATCGGTCCTCCTCGGCTCGGTCCTACCAGCCGCCGTCGTGGAACCGGGAGTCGTCGGCTCGGTGGAGCGTGGAGGCGGCGCCGCAGCCGCCGTCGTCACGGTGGAACAGGGCGGCCGACAACGACGTCAAGCAGCCGGAAGCCGACGTCGAGCCGCCGGTCACGCCGACGAAGGGGTCGCCCCGTGCCCCGCTCCCTCGCAGGGCGTCGTACTACTACTCCACCAGAGACAGGGAGGTCCCTGCGCCGCCGGCTCCGAAGCCGCCCAGGGCCAAGGACGCGCCATCGCCGGCAAGGAGCTCCAGGAGGCGCCACAGGGTGGGCCACGCGACTGGAGAAAGAGCACCTGCGTCAGCGTCGGTGCCGGCCCAGGGAAAAGAGCCCGTGGTCGATGCAGCCGGCCGGTCTTGTCGCCGTCGTGACCTGTGCATCAAGAGTGACGGCGGGGAGCCCCGGAGGCCAAGGGCGACAGGCCCGCCGGACGACGGCCTCAACGTCAAGGTGATCGCGTCGCATAACGAAATCATAATCGACCTGCAGGAAAAGGACACACCCGAGAGAAGACTCCGGCCAATCGTGACCAGGCCGGCGAGGAGACAACCTAAGCCAAACGAGCAGGATGGCAACAACGTCGACCTCGCCGACGTGACCGCAAGAGCAAGTTGTGCCTCCGAGGAGAGCAGCATCAGCAAGCCGAGACTGTCTTCGGCATCGTTGTCGGGGCGCCGCCGCCTCAAGACGCTCGCCAAGAGCCCGCGTCTGACCGCCACCGGCAAGAAAGTGAAGCCGCCGGCGCGAAATTGGACGGCATCACCGCCACTGCTGCCGGCGCCGGTGATTGTGAGCAGCTACCCGGTGGTGAAGATGTCGGAGGACCCAGGGCAGGACTTCCGCGAGTCCATGGAGGACATGATCAGCGCGAAGGGCATCCACGAGGCCGAGGACCTGGAGGACCTCCTCGCCTGCTACCTGTCCCTCAACGACGCCGAGCACCATGACCTCATAATCGAAGTCTTCGAGCAGATTTGGGTGAGCCTCGCCAGCGCCAAGCCGTGA